One window of the Thermasporomyces composti genome contains the following:
- a CDS encoding glycosyltransferase family 2 protein, with the protein MRTQEAVHRYEPVTELGATAIVVTHNSYAHIGECLAALRASGVAVRVVDNASTDGTTSLVAASYPDTWLVANTDNVGFAAAVNQALAGVTTDVVLLVNPDCVLREGTAEALVKLLRDHPDIGIAGPRLVGPDGRPRVSAHPFESWVSVVVSRFGGSLLPVAVRRLLCGKRRRQTYDACRHEPGAPIDVDWLSGACLAVRTSLLHELGGLDAAYFMYYEDEELCLQAGKRGARVVYLPSVQAMHIGGASTNDPRRIWPHLYRSMMRFFVRHRRRSYPVVRLAVLVRALLGIVLAGARSLTRSTTARARARAWAEVARIALAAKPSAIERGNTCTF; encoded by the coding sequence ATGCGCACGCAAGAAGCGGTGCACCGGTACGAGCCAGTCACTGAGCTGGGCGCGACCGCCATCGTGGTCACACACAACTCCTACGCCCACATCGGTGAGTGTCTCGCGGCGCTTCGTGCCTCGGGCGTCGCCGTCAGGGTTGTCGACAACGCGTCCACCGACGGAACCACGTCACTCGTCGCCGCCTCGTACCCGGACACCTGGCTGGTCGCCAACACCGACAACGTGGGCTTCGCCGCCGCCGTCAACCAGGCCTTGGCGGGGGTCACGACCGACGTGGTGCTGCTGGTCAACCCCGACTGCGTGCTGCGGGAGGGAACGGCGGAAGCCCTGGTCAAGCTCCTTCGTGACCATCCCGACATCGGCATCGCGGGCCCGCGTCTGGTGGGACCCGATGGCCGCCCTCGGGTGAGCGCTCACCCCTTCGAGTCCTGGGTCAGCGTGGTCGTCAGTCGGTTCGGCGGAAGCCTGCTGCCGGTCGCGGTGCGTCGGCTCCTCTGCGGCAAGCGCAGACGGCAGACCTACGACGCCTGCCGCCACGAGCCTGGGGCGCCGATCGACGTCGACTGGCTGTCCGGGGCGTGTCTGGCGGTTCGCACCTCCCTGCTCCACGAGCTCGGCGGCCTCGACGCGGCGTACTTCATGTACTACGAGGACGAGGAGCTGTGCCTGCAGGCCGGGAAGCGTGGCGCCAGGGTCGTCTACCTGCCGAGCGTGCAGGCCATGCACATCGGCGGCGCCAGCACCAATGACCCACGGCGCATCTGGCCGCACCTGTACCGCAGCATGATGCGCTTCTTCGTGCGGCACCGCCGCCGAAGCTATCCGGTCGTCCGGCTCGCCGTGCTGGTCCGCGCCCTGCTCGGGATCGTGCTCGCCGGAGCACGCTCGCTGACCCGTTCCACAACCGCACGGGCCCGCGCCCGGGCTTGGGCGGAAGTCGCCCGCATCGCCTTGGCGGCCAAGCCCAGCGCCATCGAAAGGGGGAACACGTGCACGTTCTGA
- a CDS encoding glycosyltransferase family 4 protein: MHVLISVIANRADNWVDLFKALLRRPDVELTVLAATMTPHTRSVLHALAGEHPHFHLHVARRMPGTDLTGHMASVMLRPGSGHALRSRRPDVIHIIGEPAYLSTHQVLRMRRRYWPDTPVTVYAAQNVVTQFPFPFPLVERRTYQTVDCAFPITPAALNVLRTKGYQGKACVVPLGVDTETFRPAPSPPPPRPFTVGFVGLFEPHKGIDTLLEAAERLDCDLLLIGKGSLTSRIEQAARRRPGRIEVHPWVPRERLPDLIHRMDVLTLPSVEVVQRNVLPWVGIPLKEQFGRVLVEAMACGVPVVGSNVGEIPYVIGPAGLIFSAGNASSLAACLRRVRDDAALADRLSATAVARARLFSWSRVADSMCRTWQALVEARQPSLYTRVPRHAITSASVVGVDEPVRERVPALDPADAHMNRTHEKEGQAQ, from the coding sequence GTGCACGTTCTGATCAGCGTCATCGCCAACCGTGCCGACAACTGGGTGGACCTGTTCAAGGCTCTCCTGCGGCGCCCGGATGTGGAGCTCACCGTCCTCGCGGCCACCATGACGCCACACACGCGAAGCGTCCTCCATGCCCTCGCCGGAGAGCATCCGCACTTCCACCTCCACGTGGCGCGGCGGATGCCCGGTACCGACCTGACCGGGCACATGGCCTCCGTGATGCTCCGGCCCGGCAGCGGACACGCGTTGCGCTCCCGACGTCCGGACGTCATCCACATCATTGGCGAGCCCGCCTACCTGTCCACCCACCAGGTCCTGCGCATGCGACGCCGCTACTGGCCGGACACGCCGGTCACGGTGTACGCCGCGCAGAACGTGGTGACGCAGTTCCCGTTCCCCTTTCCGCTCGTCGAGCGACGTACCTACCAGACGGTCGACTGTGCCTTTCCCATCACTCCGGCCGCACTGAACGTGCTGCGGACCAAGGGCTACCAAGGCAAGGCGTGTGTCGTCCCACTCGGCGTCGACACCGAGACGTTTCGGCCGGCACCGTCGCCCCCGCCACCGCGACCGTTCACCGTGGGATTCGTGGGGCTGTTCGAGCCGCACAAGGGGATCGACACGCTGCTGGAAGCCGCGGAACGGCTCGACTGCGATCTCCTTCTCATCGGCAAGGGGAGCCTGACGTCGCGAATCGAGCAGGCCGCGCGACGCCGCCCGGGCCGAATCGAGGTTCATCCTTGGGTCCCGCGCGAACGTCTCCCAGACCTCATCCACCGCATGGACGTGCTCACCCTGCCGTCCGTGGAGGTCGTCCAACGCAATGTCCTGCCGTGGGTAGGCATTCCGCTCAAGGAGCAGTTCGGCCGAGTCCTCGTCGAGGCCATGGCCTGCGGCGTGCCCGTCGTCGGCAGCAACGTGGGCGAGATTCCCTACGTCATCGGCCCGGCTGGACTCATCTTCTCCGCCGGTAACGCGAGCTCGCTCGCGGCATGTCTCCGCAGGGTCCGGGACGACGCCGCGCTGGCGGATCGGCTGTCCGCCACCGCAGTCGCCCGCGCCCGACTGTTCAGCTGGTCGCGCGTCGCGGACAGCATGTGCCGAACCTGGCAGGCCCTCGTCGAGGCACGCCAACCGTCGCTTTACACGAGGGTTCCCCGACACGCGATCACGAGCGCCTCCGTCGTTGGCGTCGACGAGCCCGTGCGGGAAAGGGTCCCAGCGCTCGACCCAGCCGACGCGCACATGAACCGAACCCACGAGAAGGAAGGACAAGCACAGTGA
- a CDS encoding DUF3263 domain-containing protein, which translates to MHEGAPTRDGAPGQDGGAERAGEPLSERDRQILTFERQWWKYAGAKEQAIRDQFGMSATRYYQVLNALIDREEALAFDPLLVKRLRRMRASRQRARAARRLGGDR; encoded by the coding sequence ATGCACGAGGGTGCCCCCACGCGAGACGGTGCCCCTGGGCAGGATGGCGGAGCGGAGCGGGCCGGCGAGCCGCTCTCCGAGCGCGACAGGCAGATCCTCACCTTCGAACGCCAGTGGTGGAAGTACGCCGGCGCGAAGGAACAGGCGATCCGGGACCAGTTCGGCATGTCCGCGACCCGCTACTACCAGGTCCTCAACGCGCTCATCGACCGCGAGGAAGCGTTGGCGTTCGACCCCCTGCTCGTGAAGCGGCTGCGTCGGATGAGGGCCAGCCGCCAACGGGCACGAGCGGCCCGCCGCCTCGGCGGCGACAGGTGA
- a CDS encoding amidase: MSTTDERPDPSPSTADVAAWDARTLAEHLADGRLTAKAAVTTLLRRIAEIDHSGPSLRSVLSVAPDAVETAEALDAERAAGHVRGPLHGVPVLVKDNIDTVGAMGTTAGSLALVDSQPAGDATVVRRLRDAGAVILGKTNLSEWANFRSTSSTSGWSAVGGLCVNPYALDRSAGGSSSGSAAAVAAGLAPLAVGTETDGSIVCPAALCGVVGLKPTVGLVSTNGVIPIAKSQDTPGPIARTVWDAAALLNVLAEPSASRPRDYTAYCRDDGLRGARIGVPRRILWGYCDAADAAAEEAVRLLAASGATIVDPADLPGIEELSRSDAEITVLSTEFKVYLDAYLATRTPGSPRTLADLVAFNEAHAEQELRYFGQDRFEAALRTRGLDDPDYRAALEACRLLGRERGIDAALAAHELDALVAPAYPPAWPIDLTKGDLIAGGCSQPAAVAGYPLLTVPCGLVDGLPVGLAFMGTAWSEPTLIRLGHAFERALDLTLWPTYRSAG; the protein is encoded by the coding sequence GTGTCCACGACCGACGAACGTCCGGATCCGTCGCCGTCCACCGCCGACGTGGCCGCATGGGACGCCCGGACCCTCGCGGAACACCTCGCCGACGGCCGGCTGACCGCGAAGGCCGCGGTGACCACGCTGCTGCGGCGGATCGCCGAGATCGACCACTCGGGACCGAGCTTGCGCAGCGTCCTCAGCGTCGCACCGGACGCGGTGGAGACGGCGGAGGCGCTCGACGCCGAACGCGCGGCAGGGCACGTGCGCGGCCCGCTGCATGGTGTTCCCGTCCTGGTCAAAGACAACATCGACACCGTCGGTGCCATGGGGACCACGGCTGGCTCGCTCGCGTTGGTCGACAGCCAGCCCGCCGGCGACGCCACCGTGGTACGGCGGCTTCGGGACGCGGGCGCGGTCATCCTCGGCAAGACCAACCTGTCGGAGTGGGCGAACTTCCGCTCCACCTCCTCGACGTCGGGATGGAGCGCGGTCGGCGGCCTGTGCGTCAACCCGTACGCGCTCGACCGCTCGGCCGGCGGCTCATCCTCCGGCTCAGCCGCTGCGGTCGCGGCCGGCCTCGCGCCCTTGGCGGTGGGCACGGAGACTGACGGCTCCATCGTCTGTCCCGCGGCGCTGTGTGGAGTGGTCGGCCTCAAGCCCACCGTGGGCCTCGTTTCGACAAACGGTGTCATCCCGATCGCCAAGAGTCAGGACACACCAGGCCCGATCGCCCGAACGGTCTGGGACGCCGCCGCCCTCCTCAACGTCTTGGCCGAGCCGTCCGCGTCGCGTCCCCGCGACTACACGGCGTACTGCCGGGACGACGGACTGCGCGGTGCGCGGATCGGCGTTCCTCGGCGAATCCTGTGGGGCTACTGCGACGCCGCCGACGCGGCCGCCGAGGAGGCGGTTCGTCTGCTGGCCGCCTCTGGCGCAACGATCGTCGACCCCGCGGACTTGCCCGGCATCGAGGAGCTCAGCCGCAGCGATGCCGAGATCACGGTGCTGTCCACCGAGTTCAAGGTCTACCTCGACGCCTACCTGGCGACGCGAACGCCCGGCTCGCCGCGCACGCTCGCGGACCTGGTGGCGTTCAACGAGGCACACGCCGAGCAGGAGCTGCGGTACTTCGGCCAGGATCGCTTCGAGGCGGCACTGCGCACGCGTGGCCTGGACGACCCGGACTACCGCGCGGCGCTGGAGGCCTGTCGTCTCCTCGGTCGCGAGCGAGGCATCGACGCCGCTCTCGCGGCCCACGAGCTGGACGCGCTGGTGGCCCCGGCCTACCCTCCGGCATGGCCGATCGACCTCACCAAGGGGGATCTGATCGCCGGAGGGTGCAGCCAGCCGGCCGCGGTCGCCGGGTACCCGCTGCTCACCGTCCCCTGTGGGCTCGTCGACGGCCTGCCCGTCGGTCTGGCGTTCATGGGGACGGCGTGGAGCGAGCCGACGCTCATCCGGCTGGGACATGCCTTCGAGCGAGCGCTGGACCTGACGCTTTGGCCGACCTACCGTTCCGCGGGCTGA
- a CDS encoding VOC family protein — translation MPAIGRFGEVAIDCPDPWALANFYRELVGGEPEGDDEWVTLRSVPLAFQRADEWAPPIWPGAERPQQAHIDIYVPDLDEAERRVLELGARKAEVQPGKSFRVFLDPAGHPFCLCRE, via the coding sequence ATGCCAGCGATCGGCAGGTTCGGGGAGGTCGCGATCGACTGCCCGGACCCGTGGGCGCTCGCGAACTTCTACCGCGAGCTCGTCGGCGGTGAGCCCGAAGGCGACGACGAGTGGGTGACCTTGCGGAGCGTGCCCTTGGCCTTCCAGCGGGCGGACGAGTGGGCTCCGCCGATCTGGCCTGGGGCGGAGCGTCCCCAGCAGGCGCACATCGACATCTACGTCCCCGACCTCGACGAGGCGGAACGTCGCGTGCTCGAGCTCGGCGCGCGGAAGGCGGAAGTCCAGCCCGGCAAGTCCTTCCGTGTCTTCCTCGACCCGGCGGGGCACCCGTTCTGCCTGTGCCGCGAGTAG
- a CDS encoding Gfo/Idh/MocA family protein yields the protein MRSRIRWGIIATGNIAGQFARDLALLPDHEVVAVGSRSLDRAKAFADEHGIRHAFGSYAQVLEHPDVDVVYVATPHSDHYATSRQALEAGKAVLCEKAFTVTAAQARELVELARDRKVFLMEAMWMRCNPLHLRLRDLVRAGVIGEPRAVQASLGFVAAYRPEDRLFSPALAGGALLDVGVYPVSLAYHLLGAPGRVKAAGTLAPTGVDGSVSIALSYDSGAIASLSGSLTSALPNNATVSGTEGWIELPRSFHDTNRLLIHRPGRDVEEHTVELIGVGYAHEAAEVARCLREGVLESPLVSWNDSVTVMEVLDEVRRQVGVHYPDHDTVSTEPFPST from the coding sequence ATGCGCTCACGGATCCGCTGGGGGATCATCGCCACGGGGAACATCGCCGGCCAGTTCGCCCGCGACCTCGCGCTCCTGCCCGACCACGAGGTCGTGGCGGTCGGGTCCCGCAGCCTCGACCGGGCGAAAGCGTTCGCCGATGAGCACGGCATCCGCCACGCATTCGGGTCCTACGCGCAGGTGCTCGAGCATCCCGACGTCGACGTGGTCTACGTCGCCACCCCGCACTCCGACCACTACGCGACGAGCCGCCAGGCCCTGGAGGCCGGCAAGGCGGTGTTGTGCGAGAAGGCGTTCACCGTCACCGCCGCCCAGGCACGTGAGCTCGTCGAGCTCGCCCGCGACCGCAAGGTCTTCCTCATGGAGGCGATGTGGATGCGGTGCAACCCGCTCCACCTGCGGCTGCGGGATCTCGTCCGCGCGGGCGTCATCGGCGAGCCACGCGCGGTGCAGGCGAGCCTCGGCTTCGTCGCGGCGTATCGCCCCGAGGACCGATTGTTCTCCCCCGCGCTCGCGGGCGGCGCCCTCCTCGACGTCGGCGTCTATCCCGTCAGCCTGGCCTACCACCTGCTGGGCGCGCCCGGCCGTGTCAAGGCGGCAGGAACACTCGCGCCAACCGGCGTGGACGGCTCGGTCTCGATCGCACTCAGCTACGACAGCGGCGCCATCGCCAGCCTCAGTGGCTCGCTCACCAGCGCCCTGCCCAACAACGCGACCGTCTCCGGAACCGAGGGGTGGATCGAGCTGCCACGCAGCTTCCACGACACGAACCGCCTCCTCATCCACCGTCCCGGGAGAGACGTCGAGGAACACACGGTGGAGCTCATCGGAGTCGGCTACGCCCACGAGGCCGCCGAGGTGGCGCGCTGCCTGCGCGAGGGCGTGCTGGAGAGCCCGCTCGTCTCGTGGAACGACAGCGTGACCGTCATGGAGGTGCTCGACGAGGTTCGCCGGCAGGTCGGCGTCCACTACCCCGATCACGACACCGTGTCAACGGAACCTTTCCCGAGCACGTAA
- a CDS encoding alpha,alpha-trehalose-phosphate synthase (UDP-forming) yields the protein MSAVSPAAQADDGRSDTDRSTTGQADTTQVPPSQATERAASFDPARRAGSSFVVVANRLPVDRVENPDGSIRWRRSPGGLVTALEPVMRANKGAWIGWAGAPGTAPEPFDEAGMHLVSVPLSAEEVEDYYEGFSNATLWPLYHDVIAPPVYRRDWWDAYVRVNHRFADAAARVAARGAVVWVHDYQLQLVPEMLRALRPDLRIGFFLHIPFPPVELFARLPWRQQVLRGLLGADLVGFQRPGAASNFLRLTRRLLGYQTQRDQIFLPDGRVVRARSFPISIDVGELEEIARRPETERRAWEIREEIGAPSKILLGIDRLDYTKGIAERIHAFAELLNEGLLTPDEATFIQVATPSRERVEQYQLLRDEVELAVGRVNGTHGRIGRPAVTYLHHSHERTELAALYRAADVMVVTPLRDGMNLVAKEYIACRYDHTGVLILSEFAGAADEFRQALLVNPYDVDGLKQTMLQALRMEPREATRKMRAMRRHLVEHDVDRWASSFLTALSGEPGR from the coding sequence ATGTCCGCCGTATCTCCGGCCGCCCAAGCCGACGACGGCCGGTCCGACACCGACCGGTCCACGACCGGCCAGGCCGATACGACGCAGGTGCCGCCCTCCCAGGCCACCGAGCGAGCCGCTTCGTTCGACCCTGCCAGGAGGGCAGGGTCGTCCTTCGTCGTCGTCGCCAACCGCCTTCCCGTCGACCGCGTCGAGAACCCCGACGGGAGCATCCGCTGGCGCCGCAGCCCTGGCGGGCTGGTGACGGCGCTCGAGCCGGTCATGCGAGCGAACAAGGGAGCGTGGATCGGCTGGGCCGGCGCTCCAGGAACCGCGCCCGAGCCTTTCGACGAGGCCGGGATGCATCTGGTCTCCGTCCCGCTGTCCGCGGAGGAGGTCGAGGACTACTACGAGGGTTTCTCCAACGCCACGCTCTGGCCCCTGTACCACGACGTCATCGCGCCGCCGGTCTACCGGCGGGACTGGTGGGACGCCTACGTCCGCGTCAACCATCGGTTCGCCGACGCCGCCGCGCGTGTCGCGGCGCGAGGCGCCGTCGTGTGGGTGCACGACTACCAGCTGCAGCTCGTGCCCGAGATGCTGCGGGCGCTGCGGCCGGACCTGCGCATCGGCTTCTTCTTGCACATCCCCTTCCCACCGGTGGAGCTGTTCGCCCGGCTGCCGTGGCGACAGCAGGTGCTGCGCGGACTTCTGGGCGCCGACCTGGTGGGCTTCCAGCGGCCTGGCGCGGCGTCGAACTTCCTACGGCTGACCCGGCGCCTCCTCGGCTACCAGACCCAGCGCGACCAGATCTTCCTGCCCGACGGCCGCGTCGTGCGCGCCCGGTCGTTCCCGATCTCCATCGATGTGGGCGAGCTGGAGGAGATCGCGCGTCGCCCGGAGACGGAACGACGCGCGTGGGAGATCCGGGAGGAGATCGGCGCCCCCTCGAAGATCCTGCTCGGTATCGACCGGCTCGACTACACCAAGGGCATCGCCGAGCGCATCCACGCTTTCGCCGAGCTGCTGAACGAAGGCCTCCTCACTCCCGACGAGGCCACCTTCATCCAGGTCGCGACACCGAGCCGGGAACGCGTCGAGCAGTACCAGCTGCTGCGTGACGAGGTCGAGCTCGCCGTCGGTCGGGTCAACGGCACCCACGGCCGCATCGGCCGCCCGGCCGTCACCTACCTGCACCACTCGCACGAACGCACCGAGCTGGCCGCCCTCTACCGGGCTGCCGACGTCATGGTGGTGACGCCGCTGCGGGACGGGATGAACCTCGTCGCCAAGGAGTACATCGCCTGCCGGTACGACCACACGGGTGTCCTGATCCTCAGCGAGTTCGCTGGCGCGGCCGACGAGTTTCGACAGGCTCTCCTGGTCAACCCCTACGATGTCGACGGTTTGAAGCAGACGATGCTCCAGGCGCTGCGGATGGAGCCGCGGGAAGCGACTCGGAAGATGCGCGCGATGCGGCGGCACCTCGTCGAGCACGACGTCGACCGGTGGGCCAGCTCGTTCCTCACCGCCCTGTCCGGGGAGCCGGGTCGGTGA
- a CDS encoding FGGY family carbohydrate kinase: MKASAQEGRRVLALDLGSSSVRALVCDAAARPIPGLLARQPIQLRQTDDGAGELDADAYVAALVACLDDLQAAGALDGVELVATSSQWHSVLAVGSDGSAVSPVLTWIDTRARPTHAPADPAAFHERTGAWVHPLYWTAKVPWLRARLGSSAVRFVGLPDYVRGVLLGDDATSLSMASGAGMLDLRGRCWDTEALELAGLSPDAAELPALDDTPRALAPRWHRRWPALRQALWYPAVGDGAASNLGSGCSRPDAVAVTVGTSAALRVVHSSDHPPPSPTVWRYRVDADRLVSGIAFSGGGVLHAWAVQLLRLDPDAEPGIPPGTSGLLAVPLHAGSRPPGTAPPGSGLVAGLSLDTSADEFLAATMEGVALEAERALATLEKLFGTSLDVVLGGGAVDASPWWQRAFAATFDRPVRIADDREVGARGAAALALGLDLPRPVDEVRPDPEDAARMAQVRTKYAALRALTRD; encoded by the coding sequence GTGAAGGCCTCGGCTCAGGAGGGCAGGCGCGTCCTCGCGCTGGACCTCGGCTCGTCGTCCGTCCGAGCGCTGGTCTGCGACGCCGCCGCGCGCCCCATCCCCGGCTTGCTGGCTCGTCAACCCATTCAGCTTCGGCAGACCGACGACGGGGCGGGCGAGCTCGACGCCGACGCCTACGTCGCGGCCCTCGTCGCCTGCCTCGACGACCTCCAGGCCGCCGGCGCGCTCGACGGCGTCGAGCTGGTCGCCACCTCCTCCCAGTGGCACTCCGTCCTGGCCGTGGGGAGCGACGGCTCCGCCGTGTCGCCTGTCCTCACCTGGATCGACACCAGGGCACGGCCGACACACGCGCCCGCCGACCCGGCGGCCTTCCACGAACGGACCGGGGCGTGGGTCCACCCGCTGTACTGGACCGCCAAGGTGCCGTGGCTTCGTGCCCGGCTTGGCAGCTCCGCCGTGCGCTTCGTCGGGCTGCCCGACTACGTGCGGGGTGTCCTGCTCGGCGACGACGCGACATCGCTGTCCATGGCGTCTGGAGCCGGGATGCTCGACCTGCGCGGTCGGTGCTGGGACACCGAGGCGTTGGAGCTGGCGGGGCTGTCCCCGGACGCGGCCGAGTTGCCGGCCCTCGACGACACTCCGCGCGCGCTGGCTCCCCGCTGGCACCGCCGGTGGCCCGCGCTCCGCCAGGCGCTGTGGTACCCGGCCGTCGGTGACGGCGCGGCCTCCAACCTCGGGAGTGGATGCTCCCGACCCGACGCGGTGGCGGTCACGGTCGGCACCTCGGCGGCGCTGCGCGTCGTCCACAGCTCCGACCATCCTCCGCCGTCTCCTACCGTCTGGCGCTACCGCGTCGACGCCGACCGTTTGGTGAGCGGGATCGCCTTCTCCGGCGGCGGGGTCCTCCACGCCTGGGCGGTCCAGCTGCTGCGGCTCGACCCCGACGCCGAACCCGGTATCCCACCAGGCACCAGCGGTCTGCTCGCGGTTCCCCTGCACGCCGGAAGTCGTCCCCCAGGCACCGCTCCACCCGGCTCAGGGCTGGTGGCGGGCCTGTCGCTCGACACCTCCGCCGACGAGTTCTTGGCGGCGACGATGGAAGGGGTGGCGCTCGAGGCCGAACGCGCGCTCGCCACGTTGGAGAAGCTGTTCGGAACCTCCCTGGACGTCGTTCTCGGCGGCGGCGCGGTGGACGCGTCGCCCTGGTGGCAGCGCGCCTTCGCCGCGACGTTCGACCGCCCGGTCCGCATCGCCGACGACCGCGAGGTCGGTGCGCGTGGCGCGGCGGCGCTCGCCCTCGGGCTGGATCTGCCGCGACCGGTGGACGAGGTGCGCCCCGATCCCGAGGACGCCGCCCGGATGGCCCAAGTCCGGACCAAGTACGCGGCGCTGCGCGCGCTCACCCGGGACTGA
- a CDS encoding SpoIIE family protein phosphatase, with translation MTGPAERDSGRDGHHATPGDVDTRFEALVDLVPSGVVVVDPWGRVSVWNTGAESILRWPSGDVLGADAISTTVAPSYQEAARKLVHRIRREGGWEGTVPLQRKDGQTRLCALRARGLRDVDGTPTGEILVVFSELPSSSGSSSETSAADERAALLRAERAAREELESVRDRLAFIVHASSRLASSLDVGMTLETVGDLVVPRFGRVCLIDLWDGRRLERVYVRDAESDRDDLVAQLRTLGGTQREDHPGIRAVLTGRPCVVAVTDPAQVARMYDDPRAAELINRAAQGRGFVAVPLITRGRVIGVLTLLGPGVAHGHELDPAEDLPVLEQVATRAAQSIENARLFDAERRLARNLQESERRQRRAALTLQRSLLPAWPHQPAELEVATRYFPGAEEAEVGGDWYDVIPVSSGRTALVIGDVMGRGLRAATLMGQVRTAVRAYARQDLPPKEILELLDGVVADLGEAQIVTCVYALFDSLRGTLTYASAGHMPLLIVDARGRARRLDHESGLPLGVARCAAPEHVVAVPANTMVVFYTDGLVEHRQRDVDSGIDELVDSLARASGTLEGVCDQVIDDLRPPTGYDDDVALLLARARDPATSPPPTAVPSATASAPPAS, from the coding sequence GTGACAGGGCCAGCCGAGCGGGACAGCGGCAGGGACGGTCACCACGCCACGCCAGGTGACGTCGACACCAGGTTCGAGGCGCTCGTCGACCTGGTGCCGAGTGGTGTCGTGGTGGTCGACCCGTGGGGCCGCGTCAGCGTGTGGAATACGGGGGCAGAGTCGATCTTGCGTTGGCCCAGCGGCGACGTGCTCGGAGCGGACGCGATCAGCACGACCGTCGCCCCCAGTTATCAAGAGGCAGCGCGCAAGCTCGTCCACCGGATCCGCCGGGAGGGCGGGTGGGAGGGCACCGTCCCCCTCCAGCGCAAGGACGGCCAGACCCGCCTGTGCGCACTGCGCGCCCGGGGCCTCCGGGACGTGGACGGAACACCGACCGGCGAGATCCTCGTCGTGTTCTCCGAGCTTCCGTCCTCCTCCGGGTCGTCGAGTGAGACCAGCGCCGCCGACGAGCGCGCCGCCTTGCTGCGTGCCGAGCGCGCCGCGCGGGAGGAGCTGGAGAGCGTGCGCGACCGGCTGGCGTTCATCGTGCACGCCAGCAGCCGTCTCGCGTCCTCCCTCGACGTCGGCATGACGTTGGAGACCGTCGGGGACCTGGTCGTCCCGCGGTTCGGCCGGGTCTGCCTCATCGACCTGTGGGACGGCCGCCGCCTCGAACGCGTCTACGTCCGCGACGCCGAGTCCGATCGCGACGACCTCGTGGCGCAGCTGCGGACCCTGGGCGGCACCCAACGAGAGGACCACCCAGGTATCCGCGCGGTGCTGACCGGTCGCCCGTGCGTCGTCGCGGTGACCGACCCCGCGCAGGTGGCGCGGATGTACGACGACCCACGCGCCGCGGAGCTGATCAACCGGGCGGCGCAGGGACGCGGCTTCGTCGCCGTGCCGCTCATCACGCGAGGACGAGTCATCGGCGTCCTCACCTTGCTGGGACCCGGTGTCGCCCACGGGCACGAGCTCGACCCGGCCGAGGACCTCCCGGTCCTCGAGCAGGTCGCCACCCGCGCCGCGCAAAGCATCGAGAACGCCCGTCTCTTCGACGCCGAGCGGCGCCTCGCCCGCAACCTGCAGGAGAGCGAACGTCGCCAGCGCCGGGCGGCCCTCACGCTGCAGCGGAGCCTGCTGCCCGCGTGGCCACACCAACCCGCCGAGCTGGAGGTGGCGACCCGGTACTTCCCGGGTGCGGAGGAGGCCGAGGTCGGGGGTGACTGGTACGACGTGATTCCCGTCTCCTCCGGCCGGACGGCGCTCGTCATCGGCGACGTCATGGGGCGCGGGCTGCGCGCCGCCACCCTCATGGGCCAGGTCCGCACCGCCGTGCGCGCCTACGCGCGGCAGGACCTGCCTCCCAAGGAGATCCTGGAGCTCCTCGACGGGGTGGTGGCCGACCTCGGTGAGGCGCAGATCGTCACGTGCGTCTACGCCCTCTTCGACAGCCTGCGCGGGACGCTCACCTACGCGTCGGCGGGGCACATGCCGCTGCTCATCGTGGACGCCCGCGGGAGGGCACGCCGCCTCGACCACGAGTCCGGTCTCCCGCTGGGCGTGGCGCGCTGCGCGGCGCCCGAGCACGTCGTCGCCGTCCCCGCCAACACCATGGTGGTCTTCTACACCGACGGACTGGTGGAGCACCGGCAACGTGACGTCGACAGTGGGATCGACGAGCTGGTGGACTCCCTCGCCCGGGCCTCCGGCACCCTCGAGGGGGTCTGTGACCAGGTGATCGACGACCTCCGGCCGCCCACCGGCTACGACGACGACGTGGCGCTCCTGTTGGCGAGGGCCCGAGACCCAGCGACGTCGCCGCCGCCGACCGCGGTGCCCTCGGCGACCGCCTCGGCGCCGCCCGCGAGCTGA